The nucleotide sequence CTGCTTCAGGTCGAGCCAGTGTGAATGGCCATCGGCTGTTGCCAAATGTGCACTGATCTTTGATGACCTGACAGCAGAAGGCAGGCTTCTGGATGTATCGTGGTGCACAGAGAATTCCGCTGTCTCGCAGCGCTGCTCCCAGAGCCACTGTTCCGCCCGGGATGACCTGATCATCGACACGCAGACAGTATTTCCAGAACGTATGAACACTGTTTGGTGTGATGGCTGGTGTAGAAATCCCGGCCACACCTGCGAGTTCTGCGGTGAGTGCTTCTGCCAGCCGCACGCGAGATTCGACAACTCCGTCCAGCTTCTTCAGCTGCGCAAAGGCGACGGCCCCCTGCAGTTCACTCATTCGGTAGTTCAACGCTACGAAGTAGTGATCCGGTTTTGCATCGCCGTAACCCCACGCCTTGTTGATGTACAGGTACATGCGACGGGCAAGTTCTTCATCATCTGTCGTGACGATGCCGCCTTCGCCGGTTGTAATATGCTTACCCTGCTGGAGACTGAAACAACCGATTGCACCGATGGTCCCGACGTATCGATCTTCGTAGGTCGAAAGAAACGCCTGTGCGCAGTCTTCGATCACGGGAATGTTGTGACGATTTGCCAGCTCCATGATGGCGTTCATTTCACAGGGATTGCCGAACAGGTGCGTCACGATGATGGCACGAGTTCGCGGGCTCAGGCACTTTTCAATCGAACTGGCAGTGACGTTGTAGGATTCCGGATCGACATCCGCGAAAACAGGAATCGCACCCTGATAGAGAATGGGTGTCAAAGCCCCCATATCTGTGATTGAGGTTGTAATAATCTCATCGCCAGGTTCGGGATTAATAGCAGCTATTGCACAATGAACAGCGGCTGTCCCGCTGGAGCATGCGTATGCGAATTTGGCGCCAAGACGCCGAGCAAAATCTGCCTCAAGACTCTTGACAAAATTGCCTTTTGTGCTGGTGAGTGTGCCGGAGTCAAGACACTCCTGAAGTGCCTTCAGCTCTTCCGGTCCAAACGTACGACCTGTTGCGTCCTGATCTGATGGCAAACTGATTCGGTTGGTCATGGATTAATGCTCACTTTCGTCGATCACTGGAGAACGGAGGTTGGTGCCTCTTTGCCGTTTGAAGTTGTGAAGTTTTGAGGTTTCAGTTGTTGGGCGCATCGAAGGGTCAATTCGCACAACGAGTTACGTCAGTCCGTTTGGTTCACTGATCCTTTGAACTCCCTGAAAGGAGCCGGCGGATCGTCACGCGTTTGAGTAGTTTGAGATGGCTGCAAATTGTGCGAAGTGTTTTCATCTTGGAGGCACCGAAGAGTCGGACTTCCAGCACGGCAGGATGCTCAACGATGTTTCGGTTGCGCAGAGTGAGCTCCGCGGCCATCTCTGCTGTTCCCAGGAAACCGTTTTCTGTCAGCGGCAAATCCAGGATGAGGCTGCGCCGATAGATTCGAAAACAGCTGGTCCATGTCGCCAGCTTCCTGCGAAGCAGCAGGCGGTAAAGTACCGATAGTCCGTGGGACAAGGTCAACCGCCACGCCGGAACGTTTCGAACACCACCATCCCGGTGATAGGGCGATGCGGTGACGAGAGCGACGTCATCCTTCAGCAGCGGAAGCATGTTCTGCAGCTCGTGGGGATCGTATGAACAATCGCAGTCCATCGAACCGACGATTTCCGTTTCGGATGCCGCAAGACCCGTCAGGATTGCAGCTGAGACGCCCTTGTTCGTTTCATGGTGCAGGACTCGAATATCAGGATCGCTGCCGAACAACGTGTTCAGAAGTTCCAGTGTGGTATCTGTACTGCAGTCGTCGACGAACAGAATTTTCAGGTCATACTTTGACGACAGATCGTTCCGAAGATGATCCAGTGTCCGGGACAAATAGGGAAGGGACGATTCTTCGTTGTAGCACGGGATGACAAGGGTGCATGCGACTCTGGATGTGGCGTCAGGTGCAACACTCTGTACAGCGTTCGCCTGCCCGGTTTCGGAAGAGGGACAGATGTCAGAGCGATTTTCTGCCGGCGTTTCGATGGGCTTTGATCTTTGTTTCCCAAACTGCTCCAGTTGAGCGAGGGGGCTGTTGGGATTTGAGCTGTGATTTTGAATGGAAGTGAACTTCCATTGCGTCAGGTACTCCGGCAGCAGCCAGCGATACTTGCCCAGATTTCGATAATGCCGAATGCGTCCGAATCGCCCGACGGCACTCATTTCAGGCTGTTCTGAATCAATTTCCCACGTCTGGAGATACATCACGTAGGGCGATCGTTCTGCTTCCATCCAGCGGCGCACTGCTCCCTGCATGAGTGCGTGCGGAAACTGACGCTGGTAATTGCCGCCCGCAATTGGCAGCCAGCTACCGGCAAACGGAAGAGTGGAAGGTGGAACTTCAAACAGCTGCCCGGAAGGAGCACTGCGAAGGTGAATTGTGCGTGGATCCGGATCGCCACCTGAGTCACGGCGGCGCGGCATCAAACTGGAGTCGTAAAGGTAGCCGGCGTCGATGACGTCTTCCAGAACCCACAGGTCCCCTTGACGAAACCAGCCATCTGCCTGTCGATATCCGTTCACGGCTCTGCCCGTTGTGTCTTCCAGAATCTTTCTGGAGCGGATCAGATCATTCAGACGATCACGCCGACTGAGCTGCGTGATCCGCTGGTGCAGGTACCCCCGGCTTGCGACCTCGTGGCCCAGATCGCTGATTCGGCGGACCAGTTCCGGGTACATTTCCGCGATCCAGCCCAGCACAAAGAATGTCGCCTGTGTTTTATGCGACTCCAGAAGCTGAAGGAGTTCTTCAACATTCGCCTGAAGTCGTGAATCGAAGCGGTACCAGTTCTTTGCCTGGATAAACCTGTGGAAGACGGCTGCCTGATAGTAGTCTTCGACATTCACCGTCAGCACATTCAGTCCCGCCCGCCTCGGCGCGTCGGCACCGTGGTCGACATGATCGATTTGTCGTTCGAGTATCGCGGGATTCGTCATTGTCTCAAGGGATTCACGTTCAGGGAATGCCGGGGCACGGCAATGATTCAAATGCGTCCAGAGAGTCGGATTTGAATTCGATTTGAGTGCGGCTGACGCCAGGTTAGCAGCCTGCTGAAAAACGGAACTGGGTTGAGCAGAAGAGCTTAAAACACGAGTGTTTTCAGCCGTCCAGCGTGCTTGTCCCGATTCTTCAACGGACAGTTAGCCCAACTCTAGTTCCTGGAATTCAACAGTAGATGAAAAAGCGAAACGATGTGAATTTCTTTCTCATTAGGCTCACACAGCGTTGCAGTACTGCAGGTTTGTTGCCCCCGGGCGCGATCAAATGATGCTGTAAGGCATCACCGACTCCCGGAAGGCAGATGCATGATCAGCAATGTCGCCATAATCGGTACATGTGAATCGGACTGACGGTGCTGATTGATCTCCGTGAACTTTCGGCCTAACGTCCGTTATGAACTACCTCGCGCACGGATATCGATTCCTTGATGACCCGCTGTTCATGGCAGGCACGGCCGTTCCGGACTGGCTGTCCGTGGTGGACCGACGCGTTCGGGTTCGCAGCCGATCGCTCAGTCGACACATGGCAACGGTCCATCCGTCGGACGGCCGTCTGATATCCGGCATGCTTCAACACCTGGCGGATGACGACGTGTTTCATCGTTGCCCCACGTTCATGATGCTGGAGTCCGAACTTGGGAGTCTGTTCAGAAGAACGATGCCTGATCCGTTTGATCATCGTCCGGGGTTTCTGGGGCATATTGTGACTGAACTTCTGCTGGACGCATTTATCGCGGAGAACCACCCGGGTGTGCTGAAGCGATACTACTGTTCGATGAGTAATGTTGTCGCCGAAGAAGTGCAACGAGTCGTGAATTTGGTAGCGACTCAGTCCACAGCAAAACTTGCCTGGTTCATTGACCGGTTTCGAGAGGTGCAGTTTCTTTACGACTATCTCTCCGACGCTGGATTAGCTGCTCGCTTGAATCAGGTTCTTCGGCGAGTCACACTGCCTGCGCTGGAGGATGAACATACAGCTGCCATCCGGGATGCCAGAATGCTGGTTCGCGAACATGGCGAACTGTTGTTGTCGACGGTAGAAACCGCCCGACGACTCGTGGGCATTCAGGGTTCAGCCGCTGTTGATCACCAGGCTGCTGATGAAACAATCAATCGAGAGGAATTTGACAGATGAAATATGGTATGAACCTTCTGCTTTGGACGTCCGGAGTTACCGAAGATCACTTCGGACTGCTGGCAGACATCAAAAGCTGGGGATACGACGGAGTCGAGCTGCCGATGTTCGACTTCGATTTGCAGAACGCCGCGAAAGTCGGAGCTGAGCTCCAGCGTCTCGGGCTGGAAGCCACGGCTGTGACGGTCTGTACTGCCGAGGAAAATCCCATTTCCCCCGACGCCGCGATCAGGGCCGCCGGTCTGGATCGACTGAAGAAAGCCATCGATGCGGTCGCTGCGGCCGGAGGCACCCACCTGTGTGGCCCAATCCATTCTGCCCTCGGTGAATTCAGCGGTGCCGGTCGAACCGAAGACGAATGGAACCGCGCGAAAGATATTCTGTCTCAGGCTGCTGACCACGCTAAAGCGAACAACGTCACGCTTGTTGTGGAGTACCTGAATCGGTTTGAGTGCTATTTTCTGAACTGCGCTGAAGATGCAGCTCGCTTCACACGCGAAGTGGGCCATTCCAACCTGAAGATGATGTACGATTCATTCCACGCGAATATCGAAGAGAAGAGCATAACCGGGGCGTTGAAATCGTGTGTTGACCAGATGGTTCACGTACACATTTCCGAAAATGACCGTTCGACTCCCGGCGAAGGCGGAGTGAACTGGGACGAGACGTTCCGCGCTTTGAAGGAAATCAACTATGACGGTTGGTTCATGATTGAAGCATTCGGACTGGCATTGCCGGAACTTGCCGCAGCCACGCGAATCTGGCGCCGGATGTTCCCAACGGAGCAGCATCTCGCTCAGAAGGGCCTGGAATTCATGAAGTCGCGATGGGAATCCGTCGCCAAATAATTCGTGACATTCCCACCAACTGACCAATCTCTCACTGAAATTCCGGCGGAATCTTAAAGGAATATGTATATGAAGAACTCTTTGACTCAAAGTCTGATTTGTCTGTCGCTGCTGACGGTCACTTGCCTGGTGCAGCCAGCCTGTGCCTTCGCAGACGATGCTGATGCGATCAAGGAGGCGTATCTTGATGCTGAATCGGCTGGCAAGCCATTTGCAATTCAGGGTGAGTATTCCGGCGAAGTCAAGACGCAGGACGGCCCGATGAAGCTTGGTGTGCAGGTGATGGCACAGGGCAGGAACGAACTGGCGTTTGCTGCCTGGTTTGGCGGTTTGCCCGGTGATGGGTGGAATGGCGAAGGCGTCCTGCGAGGAAAAGGGGAAATGACAGGAGAGACAGCCACTCTGACAGGCGAACATGGACGCGGAGAGATCAAGGACGGAAACCTGACGATTTACGATGCCGACAATAACCTGATGGGTGAGCTGCAGAAGATTGAGCGCAAATCCCCCACTCTTGGCGCAAAACCACCTGAAGGTGCCGTGGTTCTATTTGATGGAACGACGGCTGATCAGTTTGAAAACGGACGTCTGTCCGAAGACAACCTGCTGATGGAGGGAGTCACCAGCAAAGATAAGTTTCAGGATTTTCAACTGCATCTGGAGTTTCGGCTGGCGTTCATGCCGAATGCACGAGGTCAGGCCAGGAGCAACAGTGGCTGTTACCTTCAGGGACGCTACGAAGTCCAGATTCTTGACTCATTTGGGTTGACCGGTGAGGACAATGAATGTGGAGGGATCTACAAAGCCAGCAAGCCGGATTTGAATATGTGCTTGCCGCCATTGGCCTGGCAAACCTATGACATCGAGTTCCACGCGGCAAAGTTTGATGCAGAAGGCAAGAAGATCAGCAACGCCCGCGCAACCGTAAAGCACAATGGCGTCGCAATTCATACCGACCGGGAGATTCCAGGCGGAACTCCTGGCGGCCCGGTTCGTGGTGAAGGTGCTGAAGAAGGCCCGATTTTTCTGCAGAATCATGGCGATCCGCTGCGTTTTCGCAACATCTGGGTAAAACCACTTTAGCAGCCAGTTGAAAAAAGGGACTGGCTCGAGCAGCAGACCTTAAAACACGACGGTTTACAGCCGTCCCGCGTGCCAGTCCCGGTTTTTTCAACGGACAGTTAGGCACAATGTTGGGCACAATGCGGATTGCTTTCCTGTGAAATGCAGCCCGTCGGAACGCAGCGTTCCGGCGGGCTTATTTCGTTGGGCGAGGATAAATGATTGATCCTCCGCGTCGAAACAGCCATGATGCAGAAACCACCCAGTTCCAAGGAGCGATTCGATGCAGGTCTTGTCCAGAATCCCCGGCGTCCCTCACCGCTTGATCCTTTGCGTGATGTTGACCGTGTCCGGACTCTGTGAGTCGTCACGCGCGCAGCACCACCGTTCTGGTTCGGTCCAGAGAAACGCAATCGGAACCGGCATTCCGTATCGAAATCTTCCATCGGGAAGTGATCTGTATAGTCGAAATCGTCAGTACGGCGGTGCACATTCGACGGCCGGTTGGAATGCAGCCGTCCGCGATCCGCACACCGCATCCAGACACCACCATACCAGCGATATTTATTTCGACGCACGCGATCACCGGCTCGCGAATCGTTACGGATTCGCGCCGGGCATTGCGAATACTCACGGTTACTGGCCCAACTACGGCTCCTGGCCAAGCTACGGCTCCTGGACCGGCTATGACGGTCTGACGGGACTCAATGGGTACTACAGCTACAACGTCAACGGGTGGGGATATCTCGGCTCGACCTACTCCGCTGCCACATATTTCGGCCCGTTGCTGATTCCGCTGCCTGGAGCCATCACACCCTACTACACGTCTCCATATGGAGTACTCGGGCCGCAAGTTTCCTATCCGGTCCCGATCAATGGAGTGAACCCATTCGGTCGCTCAACTGCCAGTTACACTGTCACCCCCAACCCCGCGACAGTGGCCCCGAACAACATGGCCGCAGGGACCGACTTCAATGGGCTTCCACCGAAAATGCGAGTAACTCCTGTTCCTGAAATGCTGCCAGACGAACAGTTTGCTCCACTTCCGAATGCGGTTCCACTACATGGACCCGAGCCTCGCATTCCGTCGTCAACTGATGAGACCCCTGTGGTTAATGAGTTCCCTGCCGCGCCACTGATGCAAAAACAGGTTACGGCTGCCGACAGAATTCAGAGCATTCGGTATCAGGCAACTGGAGATCAATCCTTCCGCTCTGGAGAATACGCTTCGGCAGAGGTGTTCTATCGGACGGCTGTACAAACGGCTCCGGGAAGACAGGCCCCCTACATTCGCCTTGCCATGGTATTGGTCGCACGGCAGCAGTTTGAAAAGGCGGTTGGCTGGCTGAAGACTGGTTTGCTGATCCAGGGAGACCCAACGCGTGGAGGTGTGAAGTCTGACGAACTTTACGGCTCGGAGTTTGGCGACGTCATTCCGGCTCACGCAGAACGATTGTTTCAATGGCTCGATCAAAAGCCGCTGTCTGTGGATCGGCTGTTGCTCGTCAGCGCCTTTCAAAGCGTTCGTCAGCAGAACGCAAGTGCCGAGGAATTGCTGCAGGTCGTTCTTCAACTGGGGGAGGCCGATGCATACGTGGCTGCGATCCAAAAACTCCACGACAGCGTCGACACCGACGGGTATGATCCTTCGCCCATATCACCCGACCATGCAGTTTCAGCAGCGCCTTCGACGTCCCTGCCTCCGGGATTTCGTATGTCTGAGGTGCCGGAAAGGCCAGCCGATCGTATCCCGATTCCCGAGACACCTGTTGGGGCCGCAGAGCCCGCAAAAAGAGAAGGCATCTTCATGAAGGGAAGAAACCAGACGCCTGACAGTCACGTGGATTCGCCGGGCCAGTAGAGTTCAATCGGGAATTGTGGTGAGACAATATCCATCACCAGCTTCAGATTTGCCGGATCCATCTTCGACTTCCAGCTATCGACCGGCGAGGTGCTGGCCCGCTGAACGGAAAAGTACGTGTACCGGCTGCCCAATAGTTTTCTGATGTCGAATCCCGGCTGTGATGATTCATTCAGGAATCGAACGACCGATGCTGAAAATGGCAAGCGAAGCCATTCGAACACACGCTTCCACTCGGATTCCGGATTCTTAACCAGATCTTCGTAAACCACTGTGTGCGTGGACATACACGGATTCTGACGATACTGATTGATCAGCATCGTATCCACAAGCCACTGGACAGCCAGGAGTCCGGCGGCAGGCATGTCCCTGATCTCGCTTTCTGCATAACCAAGCTGGGTAATGTACTCAGAATAGGCCTTCCATGTGTAAGCAGGATCGATGCTGTTGGCATCCATTACGCCCATCTGAATTCCTCGCAGCCACGAATTCACGACAGCGCAGGGGTGTCGCAGCAGCATCAATACATCCGCGTCCAGCACCTCAAGAATTCTTTCAAGTTGAGGGTATGGTCGGTTCTTGACCACTACGCACTGTCCGCTGCCCAGCTTGCCTTTCGACAGCAGATTGTAAACAGATTCGGCCGGAGCGAATGTGCGCGCCGCAGCCCACGCCAGAGATCGCATCCATGCCGGGGCTATCAAATGATCCTTAGGAAAAAATGGCGGCTTCTGAGTCAGCAGGCCGGGACTTGCAAGAAGGCTCATCAGCGAAGCAGCGTCCGTTTCATCACCCTGCCCTGCCTTAATCCTGGTAAACAAACTGCGATGTTGTTCTTTAGCTGCCAGCTGGTGAAAAGGTTCGTGACATCCATGCACCGAAGGATGGGAATCAATCACCTTGTGGGCCCATGATGTCCCGCCACGCGCGCTTCCTGCAAGCAGAATGCAACGGGGCTTTTCGACCGTGGCTGCGGAATCGCTGTGGGTAACCGAAGGAGATGCTGTCGCCGTCTCCATAACCGACCTCGAGTTGGACAAGATAAGATGCCTGACGTAGCCGCTGATTTGCGATGGCCGGAAGGATCAGCCGCATCAATTCAATTTTCCGCCGTGACTGGCGCAACACAACTCAGCAGACGGTGAGAGATTAACACCGACATTTCGTGATGACGTGAAATCTGTGGCGACGTCAGATACAGAAATCGAAACTGGCGGTCGTAAAGTTCCTGGATTCCGTGTTGTGGACATTTGACGACAAGGGGGCGCAAACCAATATAAGTAAACTTAAAAATCAGGGATGCAGCCAGCCCGTTGGAACAGTGGGGACCTGAATTGGCAGCGTCGGATTGATGGACGGTGCATTCCCGCGAAGAAGTGCGATGCGAACACTCTGGATTGGTTTGGTTTGCAACCGATTGCTCAGGGCGAGTAACAAGTTGCACCTCGATCGCTCGTTCCGAACGTGTGATGATCTGGCCGCAAGAGATCCGGTCGGTTTGATCGCTGTGCGCATGGACCAGAACCGCTCGGGGGCCAGAGTCACACAGGGATCACGAAGCCGGCCCGCTTTCAACGGGACAGTTCTGGTCATGAAAAGGTGGTCCCTTATTGGTACCTCAGGGAACCGCTCCGTTCTAACGACCATATCAGCAAGAATAACCCCCCGTATTTCAGCCCTGAGTCTGGTAATTCACCAGTCCGAGGTCTTCCATCGAATGAAACAGCCACGAGGGACGCCATGGACGATCGATGGACCACTGCGAACTGATGATGGAGCAGAACAGGAGCAGATACAGGAGTGTCAGCTTCTTCCGGGTGTCAATTGCATGCGTTACGCCCGGAAGGATCGCGAACCACCAGAATGGAGTCAGCCAGAGCACCCAGCGCAGCGCTGCGGTATTGCCACCGTAGTTGTAATTCTGGGTCCGCGACAGGTAGAAGCCTAATGTCACTACCGTCAGGAATAGTCCCTGTCGAAACACGGGAGACAGAACGCGCCATTGCCACTCCACCAGTTGGTCGCCGGACATTGCCTGAGCTTTGACGGGCTCACGAACACCAACAAACCAGCCGGGGATAATGAGCAACAGGATAGGAGAAAGCGACACAATTCCATGATGACCGAGAACGCAGTGAAACAAGTAAACCGGCCATGATTCGTTATTGGCGTCCATGCCACGAGGCTGGCTCCAGTAACTTGCGATCCCTTCGTGGACGTAGACGTATTTCTCAGTGCCGTAATACATGTAAAACGGCTTAAGGCCTCCGGTACAAATCCAGTTGGTGATAAAAAAGGCTGCGAGTGGTATCACGGCTGCTGGAACGAAATGAGACAATGTTCGACTGTAGGATTTCTTCATCGCGAACAGAAAACACAACACGCCAAACAGGGCCGACGGCAGTTCAAAGCAACTGGCGAATGCAGCGTTGATGCCGAGGATGATAAAGTCGTCGGATCCGCATCTTCGTTTCGCGATGCGATCGACCTGCATCCGAATCATGGCGCTCAGGCAGAAGACCACGCACACCGCCGCAGGCGTATGATTGTTAAGCGTTGTCACGTATGGATTCAGCATCGAACCCAGGCCGATGACCGCGAGCATAAACAGACGCGAATGCTCCGAGAACTTCAAAAGGCGAAGAGACTGCATGAATGAAGCCAGAGCTAACAGCATCGGCAGCAGATTCACAAAGGACAGCAGTAAGCGAATGACAAGATCGGTATTGCCAAACAGGCCGAATCCCAAAGTCACACGTTCGAGCCAGTAGAGGCCAGCGACCATGGTGGAAAGCAATGGGGGTTTTGAAGAGTAAAAATGCCACGGCTCTGTCTCGTTGGTTCGGTGTCTCACCTTGTCGATGGTTGAGAAGCGTTTATGCTGATCAATCTCATCGATTTGGTAGGTGCCGCGTTCAACGAGCGACCAGACCGTGGCCCACCTGGAACGATCATTCGCACTTTGAAGTGGAGTTGCCCGAAAGACGGATGCAGCCATCAACGCTGCAACACAGAGGAACAAAAGTGTTTCGCCGGTGGAGGAAGGCAGTTCGTTCCAGGAAGCTCGATCACTCTGAGCCGCCGGTGGTTTGTCCTGTCGGGGATTCGAAGATTTTACCCCATGTTCAGCAGAGTCCTCCGATGACGTCGCCCCCGTTTCTC is from Planctomycetaceae bacterium and encodes:
- a CDS encoding DegT/DnrJ/EryC1/StrS family aminotransferase — its product is MTNRISLPSDQDATGRTFGPEELKALQECLDSGTLTSTKGNFVKSLEADFARRLGAKFAYACSSGTAAVHCAIAAINPEPGDEIITTSITDMGALTPILYQGAIPVFADVDPESYNVTASSIEKCLSPRTRAIIVTHLFGNPCEMNAIMELANRHNIPVIEDCAQAFLSTYEDRYVGTIGAIGCFSLQQGKHITTGEGGIVTTDDEELARRMYLYINKAWGYGDAKPDHYFVALNYRMSELQGAVAFAQLKKLDGVVESRVRLAEALTAELAGVAGISTPAITPNSVHTFWKYCLRVDDQVIPGGTVALGAALRDSGILCAPRYIQKPAFCCQVIKDQCTFGNSRWPFTLARPEAVDYSREHFEGTWNALEHVLVLPWNEKYTDEHVQYLASNIREAVASLVGQSEPQVSR
- a CDS encoding glycosyltransferase, coding for MTNPAILERQIDHVDHGADAPRRAGLNVLTVNVEDYYQAAVFHRFIQAKNWYRFDSRLQANVEELLQLLESHKTQATFFVLGWIAEMYPELVRRISDLGHEVASRGYLHQRITQLSRRDRLNDLIRSRKILEDTTGRAVNGYRQADGWFRQGDLWVLEDVIDAGYLYDSSLMPRRRDSGGDPDPRTIHLRSAPSGQLFEVPPSTLPFAGSWLPIAGGNYQRQFPHALMQGAVRRWMEAERSPYVMYLQTWEIDSEQPEMSAVGRFGRIRHYRNLGKYRWLLPEYLTQWKFTSIQNHSSNPNSPLAQLEQFGKQRSKPIETPAENRSDICPSSETGQANAVQSVAPDATSRVACTLVIPCYNEESSLPYLSRTLDHLRNDLSSKYDLKILFVDDCSTDTTLELLNTLFGSDPDIRVLHHETNKGVSAAILTGLAASETEIVGSMDCDCSYDPHELQNMLPLLKDDVALVTASPYHRDGGVRNVPAWRLTLSHGLSVLYRLLLRRKLATWTSCFRIYRRSLILDLPLTENGFLGTAEMAAELTLRNRNIVEHPAVLEVRLFGASKMKTLRTICSHLKLLKRVTIRRLLSGSSKDQ
- a CDS encoding sugar phosphate isomerase/epimerase, whose amino-acid sequence is MKYGMNLLLWTSGVTEDHFGLLADIKSWGYDGVELPMFDFDLQNAAKVGAELQRLGLEATAVTVCTAEENPISPDAAIRAAGLDRLKKAIDAVAAAGGTHLCGPIHSALGEFSGAGRTEDEWNRAKDILSQAADHAKANNVTLVVEYLNRFECYFLNCAEDAARFTREVGHSNLKMMYDSFHANIEEKSITGALKSCVDQMVHVHISENDRSTPGEGGVNWDETFRALKEINYDGWFMIEAFGLALPELAAATRIWRRMFPTEQHLAQKGLEFMKSRWESVAK
- a CDS encoding DUF1080 domain-containing protein, with the translated sequence MKNSLTQSLICLSLLTVTCLVQPACAFADDADAIKEAYLDAESAGKPFAIQGEYSGEVKTQDGPMKLGVQVMAQGRNELAFAAWFGGLPGDGWNGEGVLRGKGEMTGETATLTGEHGRGEIKDGNLTIYDADNNLMGELQKIERKSPTLGAKPPEGAVVLFDGTTADQFENGRLSEDNLLMEGVTSKDKFQDFQLHLEFRLAFMPNARGQARSNSGCYLQGRYEVQILDSFGLTGEDNECGGIYKASKPDLNMCLPPLAWQTYDIEFHAAKFDAEGKKISNARATVKHNGVAIHTDREIPGGTPGGPVRGEGAEEGPIFLQNHGDPLRFRNIWVKPL
- a CDS encoding tetratricopeptide repeat protein — its product is MQVLSRIPGVPHRLILCVMLTVSGLCESSRAQHHRSGSVQRNAIGTGIPYRNLPSGSDLYSRNRQYGGAHSTAGWNAAVRDPHTASRHHHTSDIYFDARDHRLANRYGFAPGIANTHGYWPNYGSWPSYGSWTGYDGLTGLNGYYSYNVNGWGYLGSTYSAATYFGPLLIPLPGAITPYYTSPYGVLGPQVSYPVPINGVNPFGRSTASYTVTPNPATVAPNNMAAGTDFNGLPPKMRVTPVPEMLPDEQFAPLPNAVPLHGPEPRIPSSTDETPVVNEFPAAPLMQKQVTAADRIQSIRYQATGDQSFRSGEYASAEVFYRTAVQTAPGRQAPYIRLAMVLVARQQFEKAVGWLKTGLLIQGDPTRGGVKSDELYGSEFGDVIPAHAERLFQWLDQKPLSVDRLLLVSAFQSVRQQNASAEELLQVVLQLGEADAYVAAIQKLHDSVDTDGYDPSPISPDHAVSAAPSTSLPPGFRMSEVPERPADRIPIPETPVGAAEPAKREGIFMKGRNQTPDSHVDSPGQ
- a CDS encoding sulfotransferase, encoding METATASPSVTHSDSAATVEKPRCILLAGSARGGTSWAHKVIDSHPSVHGCHEPFHQLAAKEQHRSLFTRIKAGQGDETDAASLMSLLASPGLLTQKPPFFPKDHLIAPAWMRSLAWAAARTFAPAESVYNLLSKGKLGSGQCVVVKNRPYPQLERILEVLDADVLMLLRHPCAVVNSWLRGIQMGVMDANSIDPAYTWKAYSEYITQLGYAESEIRDMPAAGLLAVQWLVDTMLINQYRQNPCMSTHTVVYEDLVKNPESEWKRVFEWLRLPFSASVVRFLNESSQPGFDIRKLLGSRYTYFSVQRASTSPVDSWKSKMDPANLKLVMDIVSPQFPIELYWPGEST